A genome region from Tolypothrix sp. PCC 7712 includes the following:
- a CDS encoding RNA-guided endonuclease InsQ/TnpB family protein → MKRTVSIPVDLPAERLLPLMNQCAEIFNAHVDWAIANSTYNKNKAHNELYHLLRVQYPSVPSALLQTVRDNALEAIKATKFKSFPKKKPTSGLRYDKRTMTLRGKQLTLSCIGKRVTLILDVPDYFKEVFETWEFCGATVTYTKNTNQFWVRLVFETEDPQQIEGQIQGIDRGLYHQAVTSNGQFFSSSKIRKVQRRYLYNRRKLQQKGTRSAKRRLKAMSGREKRFMKDTNHCVSKKLANQPGIAVFVLEDLSSIRTQRRGKKMNKWLGSWAFYQQEQFLTYKAEALGKRVVHQDPRYTSQKCNICKHIRRTNRHKSRFHCKNCGHRTHADLNAAKNVRDDYILSSTQRKVGAEVSSDLNFAREGTEEQASVNMPYVSADSFG, encoded by the coding sequence ATGAAACGGACTGTTAGTATCCCAGTTGACTTACCAGCAGAAAGGCTTTTGCCTCTGATGAATCAGTGTGCAGAAATATTTAACGCACACGTTGATTGGGCTATCGCTAACAGTACCTACAACAAAAATAAGGCACACAACGAACTGTATCACCTGTTAAGGGTTCAGTATCCAAGTGTGCCTTCTGCTTTGTTGCAAACAGTCAGAGATAATGCACTTGAAGCAATTAAGGCAACCAAGTTTAAGAGCTTTCCCAAGAAAAAACCAACATCAGGATTAAGGTATGATAAGCGCACCATGACGCTGAGAGGAAAACAATTAACTCTTAGTTGTATTGGTAAGCGAGTTACCTTAATTCTTGATGTGCCTGATTATTTCAAGGAGGTTTTTGAGACTTGGGAGTTTTGTGGGGCAACTGTCACTTATACCAAAAACACTAATCAATTTTGGGTGAGACTGGTTTTTGAGACAGAAGACCCGCAACAAATAGAAGGACAGATTCAAGGAATTGACCGAGGTTTGTACCATCAAGCTGTAACCTCAAATGGTCAATTTTTTAGTTCTTCTAAAATTAGAAAAGTGCAAAGACGTTACTTATACAATCGTCGCAAACTCCAACAAAAAGGCACTCGCAGTGCCAAGCGTCGTTTAAAAGCGATGTCTGGTCGTGAGAAGCGGTTCATGAAGGATACGAATCATTGTGTAAGTAAAAAGTTAGCCAACCAACCAGGAATAGCGGTCTTTGTGCTAGAGGATTTGTCCAGCATTCGCACACAGCGAAGGGGCAAGAAAATGAATAAATGGTTGGGCAGTTGGGCTTTTTACCAACAAGAGCAATTCTTGACTTACAAGGCAGAAGCACTGGGTAAGCGAGTAGTTCATCAAGACCCTCGTTACACTTCCCAGAAATGCAATATCTGCAAGCACATTCGCAGGACGAACCGCCACAAGTCTAGATTCCATTGCAAAAACTGTGGACATCGGACACACGCGGATCTCAATGCTGCAAAAAATGTCAGGGATGATTACATTCTCTCCTCTACCCAGCGCAAAGTCGGAGCGGAGGTTTCCTCCGATCTGAACTTTGCAAGAGAAGGGACAGAGGAGCAGGCATCAGTCAATATGCCATACGTTTCAGCCGATTCTTTCGGTTAG